Proteins encoded by one window of Tubulanus polymorphus chromosome 7, tnTubPoly1.2, whole genome shotgun sequence:
- the LOC141908553 gene encoding uncharacterized protein LOC141908553, with the protein MYEEEWYDPVNDTAQCWTQNDGRWQMNAYILPPFIIVGFVSNSLTLVVFVRLKYDHRSAFLLSTLAITDNLFLIIQFILEPLRYFLLHSRVGTEGMARYFPWNVEPRIYIGSVIFYKAFLLMRNWLTVLIQVERLITILMPLTAGLILTKTRLKVVIFALGSFSVGFGMYYPATLTVVVLHKYICVDEEVTFRSKFQHEIFAMFNFLIDPILRAIIPTFLVFIANILLLIVLYVKLKEREDMTNAGPSSKLSESKATKMVITMSVVFLLFEIPGCVSKIYQYITDSKIEVANTVYNITSVLNSCVNFILYYLVNANFRATANNLVRMGKNRK; encoded by the coding sequence ATGTATGAAGAAGAGTGGTATGACCCTGTAAACGATACGGCGCAATGTTGGACTCAAAACGACGGTCGTTGGCAGATGAACGCCTATATTCTACCGCCGTTTATCATCGTTGGGTTCGTGTCTAATTCGTTGACACTCGTCGTTTTTGTTCGTTTGAAATACGACCATCGTTCGGCGTTTCTGCTGTCGACGTTAGCGATCACCGATAACCTATTCTTGATAATACAGTTCATTCTAGAACCGCTGAGGTATTTTTTGTTGCACAGCAGGGTTGGGACCGAGGGGATGGCGCGGTATTTTCCGTGGAACGTCGAACCGCGGATCTACATCGGTTCGGTGATCTTCTACAAAGCGTTCCTGTTGATGAGGAACTGGCTTACCGTTTTGATACAGGTCGAGAGGCTCATTACGATTTTAATGCCACTGACAGCGGGACTTATTCTGACCAAAACACGTCTTAAAGTTGTAATATTTGCTCTAGGATCGTTTTCTGTAGGTTTCGGAATGTATTACCCAGCTACGCTCACTGTTGTTGTATTGCATAAATATATTTGTGTCGACGAAGAAGTTACTTTTAGATCTAAGTTTCAACACGAGATTTTCGCGATGTTCAACTTCTTGATCGATCCCATACTCCGAGCAATTATACCGACGTTTCTAGTTTTCATCGCAAATATTCTTCTTTTGATTGTCTTATACGTTAAACTGAAAGAGCGTGAAGATATGACGAACGCGGGACCGAGCTCCAAACTGTCCGAATCGAAAGCTACGAAAATGGTGATCACGATGAGCGTCGTATTTCTGCTGTTCGAAATTCCGGGTTGCGTTTCGAAAATCTATCAATACATAACCGATAGTAAAATAGAAGTGGCTAACACCGTGTATAACATCACGTCCGTTCTAAATTCTTGCGTCAATTTCATTCTCTATTATTTGGTCAACGCCAACTTCAGAGCGACGGCGAACAATTTAGTAAGAATGGGGAagaatcgaaaatga